From the genome of Denticeps clupeoides chromosome 4, fDenClu1.1, whole genome shotgun sequence, one region includes:
- the atr gene encoding serine/threonine-protein kinase ATR isoform X4 → MKTRSQVWTAVDHKLVALMTGLTTLTGSQTVCVLEGIAAILHLAALCSRPDLSELKRSRGECSSHADKPAENSSNITAVQLVWFQQRTLVEVVEKCHSVLSNSAAGEDLKPCMDRVLRILDAILYMNINRRSDPRLCKILCTLLSVPWVSEHSSHSVYQTAGFPSHLTGLSQKLADCVCPKMQAHCVFLLSLLPKEVCPDWRTAVYRWALQSKSEVIRADAVRGLPILLHNLGFKASSLIHESLMSRLQDVSPQVRVELAGISGQLACCLSENSQLQQHQMLEETVSPPQFLCAQLGVGDSHSGRTTTIGASILTPFLALLKPHEPSEVKQAFIANIDHLCKHVDMVNSDPDAKALVCAFINLIEDPDQEIRMLFSKKLKNLLESWNGDDFLKDLLVTSLKEAYTNAKVERNNSLRSTLIFTTGEIGRAAKGSLVSFALLRLLHCLLSKSTQVSVLAYTEIQALATSRGLTLQGFFNQYRNPVCQFLVESLHSHHVTALRSTPDHSSEALREQVAHHREVALDILSQVAHVFEFPDLNRFLNRTLQVLLPYLAAKASPTASVLIRTIAKQLNGNRREILINNFKYIFSHLVCSCTKDELERAFHYLKNETELELGSLLRQDFQGLHNELLLRLGEHYQQVFNGLAILASFASSDDPCPAPQEITTSVCMADYLQPKLLGILAFFNMHLLSSSAGEKERKKMALNSLIALMKLMGPKHISSVRVKMMTTLRTGLRYKDDFPELCCQTWDCFVRCVDPVYLGPLLSHVIVALLPLIPIQSKETAAIMHFLIVENREEVQDFLHEIYFLPDHPELSNIQKVLQDYRKETSKSTDLQAALQLSMRAIQHENMDVRIHALTSLKDMLYKNQDKLLKRVLDSEMVEPVISQLVMVLLKGCQDVNPEARLLCGECLGELGAIDPGRLDLSTADIEGKGSTFVSGMDDPNFAYELLTELTRTFLAYADDVRAQDAAAYAMQELLATYECREGRTDSPGRRLWRRFPEQVQEILEPHLNSRYKSSQKVVNWSKLKKPIYLSIRGSKFSDWSATWAGYLISKVRHELASKVFSCCSFIIKYDYKVTIYLLPHILVYMLLGCREQEKQEVTDEIMAVLKEDDQRVSQLQEAASSLSQLSTQTVFSMLDHLTQWSRHKLQSLSGTKSSSRSASSENSEYQSVVSFLNGIPQDLLAKASFRSKAYTRAVMHFESFIMEKKQNIQDHLSFLQTLYAAMHEPDGVQGVNALRKDEPSLREQILEHESIGLLRESTACYDRAIQLESDQIVHYHGVMNSMLGLGQLSTVITQVNGVLANRPHWKSDLNTYRVEAAWKLSKWDQVEDYLASDSKSSTWGVRLGQMLVAAKRRDAERFYEKLKIVRKEQVVPLSAASFECGTYQRGYEYIVRLHMLCELEHSFTELLQSWNMETKGEGGGDPKDPEPMLNWDARLLMTQNSFRAKEPILAIRRALLSLSNMPNCEELVGECWLQGARVARKAGHHQTAFNALLNGENAHLSELFVEKAKWLWSKGDVHQALIVLQKGVHQCFSDEQLLTDPKRIQIKGKAMLLVGRLMEETANFESNAIMKAYKEVTNLLPEWEDGNFYLAKYYDKVMPMVTDNKLEKQGNLIRYIIMYFGKALQFGNQYIYQAMPRMLSLWLDFGAKVYEVEKAGRSDRVQMRGELAKINTTISEHASNLSPYQFLTAFSQLISRICHSCDDVFAVLQEIVAKVFLAYPQQSMWMMTAVSKSSYPTRMNRCKEILRKATTLKSSLAKFIGDANRLTDKLLELCNKPVDGNGATLSMSVHFKMLKRLVEEPTFSQILIPLQAVLIPTLPSTEGANPNHDAFPGHWVYLAGFDDTVEILASLQKPKKISMKGSDGKCYTMMCKPKDDLRKDCRLMEFNCLINKCLRKDAESRRRELHIKTYAVIPLNEECGIIEWVNNTAGLRHILTKLYKEKGLHLTGKELRKFILPKTTPFQEKYKMFKEVLCARHPPVFNEWFLRTFPDPTSWYNSRSAFSRSTAVMSMVGYVLGLGDRHGENILVDSLTGECVHVDFNCLFNKGETFDVPEVVPFRLTQNMVHAMGPMGTEGLFRRACEVTLRLMRDQREPLMSVLKTFLHDPLVEWSKPVKGPMKTQANESGEIVNEKAKTHVLDIEQRLQGVIKNRNKVMGLPLSIEGHVHYLIQEATDENLLCQMYLGWGPYL, encoded by the exons ATGAAGACTAGAAGCCAAGTTTGGACTGCTGTGGATCATAAGCTGGTAGCGCTGATGACTGGCTTGACAACCCTGACGGGTTCCCAGACGGTGTGCGTCCTGGAGGGCATAGCAGCTATCCTGCATTTAGCTGCGCTTTGCTCCAGGCCCGACCTTTCAGAGCTGAAAAG GAGCAGGGGAGAGTGCTCAAGCCATGCTGATAAGCCGGCAGAAAACAGCAGCAACATCACTGCGGTGCAGCTTGTGTGGTTCCAGCAGAGGACACTTGTTGAGGTGGTGGAGAAGTGCCATTCGGTGCTGTCCAACAGTGCTGCTGGAGAAGACCTAAAGCCATGTATGGACAGGGTCCTCAGAATCCTGGATGCCATACTCTACATGAATA TTAACAGGCGGAGTGACCCGAGGCTGTGCAAGATCCTCTGTACCTTACTGTCAGTTCCCTGGGTTAGCGAGCACTCTTCTCACTCAGTCTACCAGACTGCCGGTTTCCCCTCACATCTCACTGGACTCTCCCAGAAGTTGGCTGACTGTGTTT GCCCCAAAATGCAGGCACATTGTGTGTTCCTGCTGTCCCTGCTGCCCAAGGAAGTGTGTCCTGACTGGCGTACAGCTGTGTACCGCTGGGCTCTGCAGAGTAAGAGTGAGGTCATCAGGGCCGATGCTGTGAGAGGCTTGCCGATCCTCCTGCACAACCTGGGATTCAAGGCCAGCAGCCTCATACACGAAAGCCTGAT GAGCCGACTGCAAGATGTTTCTCCACAAGTGAGGGTTGAGTTAGCTGGAATCTCGGGGCAGTTGGCCTGCTGCCTGTCTGAAAACTCTCAGCTTCAACAGCATCAGATGCTGGAAGAAACGGTCTCACCTCCCCAGTTCCTCTGCGCTCAGCTTGGAGTGGGAGACAGCCACTCAGGCAGGACCACCACCATTGGTGCTTCCATCCTGACTCCCTTTCTCGCACTTCTCAAACCACATGAGCCCAGTGAGGTTAAACAAG CCTTCATTGCAAACATTGACCACCTGTGTAAGCATGTGGACATGGTGAACAGTGATCCAGATGCCAAAGCTCTGGTCTGTGCCTTTATCAACCTCATTGAGGACCCAGATCAGGAAATCCGCATGCTCTTCAGCAAGAAACTCAAGAATCTTCTGGAGTCCTGGAATGGTGATGACTTTCTAAAAGAT CTTCTTGTTACTAGTCTGAAAGAAGCCTATACCAATGCAAAAGTAGAAAGAAACAACAGCCTGAGAAGCACGCTGATATTCACCACGGGGGAGATTGGGAG AGCTGCTAAGGGGAGCCTGGTGTCCTTTGCTCTGCTGCGTCTTCTGCACTGTCTGCTCTCCAAATCCACTCAGGTGTCTGTTCTGGCCTACACTGAGATCCAGGCCCTTGCTACCTCCAGGGGTCTGACACTGCAAGGCTTTTTCAACCAGTACAGGAATCCTGTCTGCCAG TTTCTGGTCGAGTCTCTGCATTCGCATCATGTGACTGCCTTGCGTTCAACACCTGATCACAGCAGCGAGGCCCTCCGTGAGCAGGTTGCCCACCACAGAGAGGTGGCCCTAGACATTCTCTCCCAAGTTGCCCACGTGTTTGAGTTTCCTGACCTCAACCGCTTCctgaat CGCACTCTTCAAGTCCTCCTGCCTTACCTGGCAGCCAAGGCCAGCCCTACAGCCTCGGTGCTCATCCGCACCATTGCCAAGCAGCTCAACGGCAATCGCCGGGAGATCCTCATCAACAACTTCAAGTACATTTTCTCCCACCTGGTGTGCTCTTGCACCAAGGATGAGTTGGAAAGGGCTTTTCACTACCTCAAG AATGAGACTGAGCTGGAGCTTGGCAGTCTGCTGCGTCAGGACTTTCAGGGACTTCATAATGAGCTGCTTCTGAGGCTGGGTGAGCACTACCAGCAGGTCTTTAATGGCCTGGCCATTCTGGCCTCCTTTGCTTCCAGCGATGACCCCTGTCCAGCCCCTCAGGAAATCACCACTTCGGTGTGCATG GCAGACTATCTGCAGCCAAAGTTGCTTGGAATCTTGGCCTTTTTCAATATGCACCTACTGAGCTCCAGCGCtggggagaaggagaggaagaaaatG GCTCTGAACAGCTTGATTGCTTTGATGAAACTGATGGGGCCGAAGCACATCAGCTCAGTCAGGGTGAAGATGATGACCACACTCAGGACGGGCCTGAGGTACAAGGATGACTTCCCTGAGCTCTGCTGCCA AACGTGGGATTGTTTCGTTCGCTGTGTGGATCCTGTTTACCTGGGGCCGCTTCTTAGTCATGTGATAGTGGCTCTTCTGCCTCTCATCCCCATCCAGTCCAAAGAGACGGCAGCCATCATGCACTTCCTCATTGTGGAAAATAG GGAAGAAGTGCAAGACTTTCTCCATGAAATCTACTTTCTTCCTGACCATCCTGAACTTTCAAACATTCAGAAAGTCCTTCAAGACTACAGGAAG GAAACCTCCAAGAGCACAGACCTGCAAGCTGCGCTGCAGCTCTCCATGCGAGCCATCCAGCATGAGAACATGGATGTACGCATCCACGCCCTCACCAGCCTGAAAGACATGCTCTACAAGAACCAA GACAAGCTGCTGAAGCGTGTGTTGGACAGCGAGATGGTGGAGCCAGTCATCTCACAGCTGGTAATGGTGCTGTTGAAAGGCTGCCAGGATGTCAACCCTGAGGCAAGACTGTTGTGTGGAGAGTGCCTGGGTGAGCTTGGGGCCATTGACCCGGGCCGGCTGGACTTGTCCACTGCTGACATTGAGGGAAAGGGTTCCACTTTTGTG AGTGGAATGGATGACCCCAATTTTGCCTACGAGCTCTTGACTGAGCTAACAAGAACGTTTCTAGCCTATGCTGATGATGTCAGAGCCCAGGATGCAGCAGCTTATGCTATGCAG GAGCTTTTGGCCACATATGAGTGTCGAGAAGGCAGGACCGACTCGCCTGGTCGGAGGCTGTGGAGACGGTTTCCTGAGCAGGTTCAGGAAATCCTTGAACCACATCTGAACAGCAG GTATAAGAGTTCACAAAAGGTTGTGAACTGGTCCAAACTAAAGAAGCCAATATATCTCAGCATTCGGGGGAGCAAGTTTTCAGACTGGTCTGCAACATGGGCTGGCTACCTCATCAGtaaa GTGAGGCATGAGTTGGCGAGCAAGGTGTTCAGCTGCTGTAGTTTTATTATAAAGTATGACTATAAAGTGACCATCTATCTTCTGCCTCATATTCTGGTGTACATGCTTCTGGGCTGTAGAGAGCAGGAGAAACAAGAG GTAACTGATGAGATAATGGCAGTCCTAAAGGAGGATGACCAGCGCGTCTcccagctgcaggaggcagcaTCCAGCCTGAGCCAGCTCAGCACACAGACTGTCTTCTCAATGCTGGACCATCTAACACAGTGGAGTCGACACAAGCTGCAGAGCCTGAGTGGAACAAAGTCCTCCAGCCGCAGCGCAT CCTCAGAAAACAGTGAATACCAGAGTGTTGTATCCTTCCTCAATGGCATCCCTCAGGACTTGCTTGCCAAAGCCTCCTTTCGCTCCAAAGCCTACACACGTGCAGTCATGCACTTTGAGTCCTTCATcatggagaaaaagcaaaacatCCAAGATCACCTTTCCTTCCTTCAG ACATTGTATGCGGCCATGCATGAGCCCGACGGTGTGCAGGGGGTGAACGCTTTGCGTAAAGATGAGCCTTCTCTCCGAGAGCAGATCCTAGAGCATGAGAGCATTGGCCTGCTACGTGAGTCTACTGCCTGCTATGACCGTGCCATCCAGCTTGAGTCTGACCAG aTTGTACATTACCATGGAGTAATGAATTCCATGCTGGGCCTTGGGCAACTGTCAACAGTTATTACTCAAGTCAATGGAGTACTGGCAAACAG GCCTCATTGGAAATCAGATTTGAACACCTATCGAGTTGAAGCAGCATGGAAGCTATCAAAGTGGGACCAAGTAGAAGATTACCTTGCCTCGG ATTCCAAGTCCAGCACATGGGGAGTAAGGCTTGGTCAAATGCTAGTTGCTGCTAAAAGACGTGATGCAGAAAGGTTTTACGAGAAGCTGAAAATTGTGAGGAAAGAGCAGGTCGTTCCATTATCTGCTGCCAGTTTTGAGTGTGGGACCTACCAGAGAGGATACGAGTACATAGTGAG GCTGCACATGCTTTGTGAGCTGGAACACTCCTTCACCGAGTTGCTTCAGTCATGGAACATGGAGACTAAAGGAGAGGGGGGAGGTGATCCCAAGGACCCGGAGCCCATGCTCAACTGGGACGCCCGCTTGCTCATGACCCAAAACTCGTTCAGGGCTAAAGAACCAATCTTGGCTATTCGGCGTGCTCTCCTCAGTCTGAGCAACAT GCCCAACTGTGAGGAACTGGTGGGCGAGTGCTGGCTGCAGGGTGCCCGGGTGGCGAGGAAAGCAGGCCATCACCAAACCGCTTTCAACGCCCTCCTCAACGGGGAGAACGCCCACCTCTCTGAACTCTTTGTAGAAAAAGCCAAGTGGCTGTGGTCGAAG GGGGATGTGCATCAAGCTCTGATTGTCCTGCAGAAGGGGGTGCATCAGTGCTTCTCTGATGAGCAGCTGCTCACCGATCCCAAGAGGATCCAGATCAAGGGCAAAGCCATGCTGCTGGTGGGGAGGCTCATGGAGGAGACTGCCAACTTTGAGAGCAATGCCATAATGAAGGCATACAAA gaGGTCACCAATCTTCTGCCAGAGTGGGAGGATGGCAACTTTTATCTGGCCAAATACTATGACAAAGTGATGCCAATGGTCACAGACAACAAATTGGAAAAACAGGGCAACCTGATTCGCTACATCATCATGTACTTTGGAAA GGCTTTGCAGTTTGGGAATCAGTATATCTACCAGGCCATGCCACGGATGCTCTCCCTGTGGCTTGATTTCGGCGCAAAAGTGTACGAGGTTGAAAAAG CTGGGCGCTCAGACCGTGTTCAGATGCGTGGGGAACTGGCGAAAATCAACACCACCATCAGCGAGCATGCCAGCAACCTGTCGCCCTATCAGTTCCTCACTGCCTTCTCGCAGCTCATCTCTCGCATATGCCACTCCTGTGATGACGTGTTTGCCGTGCTGCAAGAGATCGTGGCCAAGGTGTTCCTGGCCTATCCGCAGCAATCCATGTGGATGATGACCGCTGTGTCTAAG TCATCCTATCCAACTCGCATGAACAGATGTAAGGAAATCTTGAGGAAGGCCACCACCCTCAAAAGTTCTCTGGCGAAGTTCATAGGAGATGCCAACCGGTTAACTGACAAGTTACTTGAGCTCTGCAACAAGCCa GTGGATGGGAATGGTGCCACCCTGAGCATGAGTGTGCACTTCAAGATGCTAAAGCGTCTGGTAGAGGAGCCCACCTTTAGCCAGATCTTGATCCCACTGCAGGCTGTGCTCATCCCCACCTTGCCCTCCACTGAAGGGGCCAACCCCAACCATGATGCGTTCCCTGGACACTGGGTCTATCTTGCTGGCTTCGATGACACG GTGGAGATCTTGGCTTCTTTACAAAAACCTAAGAAGATCTCAATGAAGGGCTCAGATGGCAAATGTTACACCATGATGTGCAAACCGAAAGATGACTTGAGGAAAGACTGTAGGCTTATGGAGTTCAACTGTCTCATTAACAAG TGCCTGCGGAAAGATGCTGAGTCCCGGCGAAGGGAGCTTCACATCAAGACTTACGCTGTGATCCCACTGAACGAGGAGTGTGGAATCATCGAGTGGGTCAATAACACGGCCGGACTGCGCCACATCCTCACCAAGCTGTACAAGGAGAAAG GACTACATCTGACTGGCAAGGAACTGCGGAAGTTCATCCTCCCCAAGACAACGCCCTTTCAGGAAAAGTATAAGATGTTTAAAGAGGTGCTCTGTGCTCGCCACCCTCCCGTCTTTAATGAATGGTTTCTGAGGACCTTCCCCGATCCCACTTCCTG GTACAACAGCAGATCCGCGTTCAGCCGCTCCACCGCAGTGATGTCTATGGTCGGCTACGTCTTAGGACTGGGTGATCGACACGGAGAAAACATCTTGGTTGATTCCCTGACTGGCGAGTGTGTCCATGTGGATTTCAACTGCCTTTTCAACAAG GGTGAGACGTTTGATGTTCCGGAGGTGGTCCCATTCCGACTGACTCAGAACATGGTGCATGCAATGGGGCCCATGGGCACCGAGGGGCTTTTCAGGCGTGCCTGTGAGGTCACACTGCGCTTGATGAGGGATCAGCGAGAACCCCTCATGAG TGTCCTGAAGACGTTCCTCCATGATCCCTTGGTGGAATGGAGTAAGCCTGTGAAAGGCCCTATGAAGACCCAAGCCAATGAGTCTGGAGAGATTGTTAATGAAAAG GCAAAAACACACGTTCTGGACATTGAGCAGCGACTTCAGGGAGTGATCAAGAACCGGAATAAAGTGATGGGCTTACCCCTGTCCATTGAAGGACACGTGCACTACCTCATCCAAGAAGCCACAGACGAAAACCTCTTGTGCCAGATGTACCTCGGCTGGGGACCAtatctgtga